Proteins co-encoded in one Meiothermus sp. genomic window:
- the dtd gene encoding D-aminoacyl-tRNA deacylase, with translation MRAVVQRVSQASVEVDGQTVGQIGRGLLVLLGVGQGDTQEDALYLARKIAGLRIFADAEGKMNLALADVGGEVLVVSQFTLYGDTRKGNRPSFVEAAPPNQGKQLYERFCDLLAQQGVHVETGVFQAHMQVHLINDGPVTLWLDTAERLRPRRA, from the coding sequence GTGCGTGCGGTGGTTCAGCGGGTTTCCCAGGCCAGCGTAGAAGTAGACGGTCAGACCGTCGGGCAGATTGGGCGAGGGCTGTTGGTGCTGCTGGGGGTGGGCCAGGGCGACACCCAGGAAGACGCCCTCTACCTGGCCCGTAAAATTGCCGGATTGCGCATCTTTGCCGATGCCGAAGGCAAGATGAACCTGGCCCTGGCCGACGTGGGGGGTGAGGTGCTGGTGGTCTCGCAGTTTACCCTCTACGGCGACACCCGCAAGGGCAACCGCCCCAGCTTTGTGGAGGCGGCGCCCCCCAACCAAGGCAAGCAGCTTTACGAACGTTTCTGCGACCTGCTAGCCCAGCAGGGCGTACATGTCGAGACCGGGGTCTTCCAGGCCCATATGCAGGTACACCTGATCAACGATGGCCCGGTCACCCTCTGGCTCGATACCGCCGAGCGGCTCCGGCCCCGGCGGGCCTAG
- a CDS encoding DegV family protein has protein sequence MERTAFVADSTLGLSPQEALERGIYLIPQQVILEGQSYRDYLEMTPDQVIQAQLAGKKVSTSQVSAADLEALYKDLLEKFDRIVSVHVSSKLSGTYSTARKVAEQFGNRVKVIDGLTLNGGLSFVIEEARRKLAAGVPWDRLEEAIAPLVQRIRGFVLPATLEYLHRGGRIGGLQHFIGSLLKLLPVLEVRDGLVRPLERARGWHKGLQQLAEAFHKAFPEGARVVLAHAYNPQGVEELRKLISQEGVVIEDVRECGPAVAAHTGPGTVALFAAPR, from the coding sequence ATGGAACGTACCGCATTCGTGGCCGACTCGACCCTGGGCCTCTCCCCGCAAGAAGCCCTCGAGCGGGGCATCTACCTGATTCCCCAGCAGGTCATCCTCGAGGGCCAGAGCTACCGCGACTACCTCGAGATGACCCCCGATCAGGTGATCCAGGCCCAGCTCGCGGGCAAAAAGGTGAGCACCAGCCAGGTTTCGGCAGCCGATCTGGAAGCTTTGTATAAGGATTTGCTCGAGAAATTCGACCGCATCGTTTCGGTGCACGTCTCCAGCAAGCTCTCGGGCACCTATTCGACCGCCCGCAAGGTGGCCGAACAATTTGGCAACCGCGTCAAGGTGATTGACGGCCTGACCCTGAACGGCGGGCTCTCGTTCGTGATCGAGGAGGCCCGGCGCAAGCTGGCCGCGGGGGTGCCCTGGGATCGGCTGGAAGAGGCCATCGCGCCGCTGGTGCAACGCATACGCGGCTTCGTGCTGCCAGCCACCCTGGAGTACCTGCACCGGGGCGGGCGCATCGGCGGACTGCAGCATTTCATAGGCTCGCTTCTAAAACTACTGCCGGTGCTGGAAGTCCGGGATGGGCTGGTGCGGCCCCTCGAGCGGGCCCGGGGCTGGCACAAAGGTTTGCAGCAGCTTGCCGAGGCCTTCCACAAAGCCTTTCCCGAAGGAGCCCGGGTGGTGCTGGCCCACGCCTACAACCCCCAGGGGGTCGAGGAATTGCGCAAACTGATCAGCCAGGAGGGTGTGGTCATCGAGGATGTGCGCGAATGCGGCCCGGCGGTGGCCGCCCACACTGGCCCCGGGACGGTGGCATTGTTTGCAGCGCCTCGCTAA